One genomic segment of Besnoitia besnoiti strain Bb-Ger1 chromosome VII, whole genome shotgun sequence includes these proteins:
- a CDS encoding hypothetical protein (encoded by transcript BESB_077750): MKRRRPCVAGTAPPRQAQTERRVTSLLRRVKLRTKNQSFQRQTPLLCVWRKTQVKAEAVSRSVNSSAMPGVQTARELALHFRWSAPFEGEEELPDGGASTEITAQKSWRVMQKAFPHDSRSEKTESMQRAETCAPPFAPSPREQAPAAASFAGLACCGLRQLLADGGLDSGVPPERSFPCGFREQGAETPDSFAPLSVPSTRPSRRAAPGACLRYGWRSFAHFPASGSCLFSSSPAHAPCPRRFGCPSVSAVDGAARRASRESFCFPVSTRSLLSVVLPPLSSCPRCAPPASAPPPCGKASAGASVSSQAPSSASVSLTLPASPPLPGALLSPLVNASRGAVQSLRRRHSARSACRPASLLVAPLWLALSLFFLAGPSREAAPLFADAVICRVDASEGLVAAAAAGGGAAAPFDVFALPLCRLPYLVNSAIPPRDAPHVGLDAGGVIEIDLELLPANYVNNLPLPQPRFSGIESLSTVSYFLESPEPDSAEPARGESPSRGLAALPAALSSSSLAPPVAEGSSWLSGPRPLSSAWPWSLADAHAAYRRGVSAAEGLVGALASWLREVVAAVSPTLLYRLADEARSDPESGGLPRLGQKAPEASAGSLLGQVAPMSAAQAWSEHEARRLQSVPVADDPPVVTTVNNTYVLVMDHFQFLFFEQEKDWLPSFTASDGVVASSYVPAFKRLPFTSSRMHVRLRVPRRDRYAVVLLNADGLDLRFRGEVTFMNPGNQHLSVEQIALPATVFALMLLYVITSGGLALLMLVCRRRRWRAVHLLMLGNFLFSALSFALDWRQAVYVQEHGVRQPVLWLASRVLKKMQDIVALMTFILVALGWKTLRSHLSRIEVQFVAGLCVISLYLGLFEIILGGFQGTRYILHALGYICVLVAINANLALLYSHIADATLGPSIGELYHKYDGYKTYRWIFFLYLMKPVTLVFFKLTFLNLEYEQLLSWDEWIFVVVDNFIDYLIYLGLLYAFRPASSMRVLRDLTPDNGNAAVGARSTPPTSVWPA, translated from the exons ATGAAGCGAAGGCGGCCTTGCGTAGCGGgcaccgcgccgcctcggcaaGCACAGACTGAGAGACGCGTCACGTCTCTGCTGAGGCGAGTAAAGCTACGAACGAAGAACCAATCTTttcagcggcagacgccgcttctctgcgtgtgGCGAAAAACCCAAGTGAAGGCTGAGGCTGTTTCTCGGTCGGTGAACAGCTCGGCCATGCCGGGAGTGCAGACTGCTCGGGAGTTAGCCTTGCATTTCCGATGGTCAGCGCCCTTCGAAGGGGAGGAGGAACTTCCCGACGGAGGAGCGTCGACAGAGATAACAGCCCAGAAAAGCTGGCGGGTGATGCAGAAGGCTTTCCCTCACGACAGTCGGAGCGAAAAAACAGAATCTATGCAAAGGGCGGAGACATGTGCGCCACCGTTCGCCCCTTCCCCACGTGAacaggcgccggccgctgcctccttcgctgGGTTGGCCTGCTGCGGTCTGCGACAGCTTTTGGCGGATGGCGGCCTCGACTCGGGTGTTCCCCCTGAGCGAAGTTTTCCGTGTGGATTCAGGGAACAGGGTGCGGAGACTCCTGACTCCTTCGCTCCCTTGTCTGTGCCCTCAACGCGGCCCTCACGGCGtgctgcgccaggcgcaTGTTTGAGATATGGTTGGCGCTCTTTTGCGCACTTTCCAGCGAGCGGAAGTTGCCTGTTCTCTTCCTCGCCAGCGCACGCGCCCTGCCCTCGTCGCTTCGGATGCCCTTCAGTCTCAGCGGtggacggcgccgcgcggagggcatCCCGCGAGTCTTTTTGTTTCCCAGTCTCAACCCGCTCCCTCTTGTCTGTGGTGTTGCCTCCCCTCTCTTCCTGTCCACGCTGCGCTCcccccgcctcggcgccgccacccTGCGGCAAAGCGTCCGCTGGCGCGTCCGTTTCTTCTCAagcgccctcctctgcgtctgtctctctcacgctgcccgcttcgcctcccctGCCGGGCGCCCTCTTGTCTCCGCTCGTGAACGCCTCACGAGGCGCAGTGCAGAGCCTGCGACGGAGGCACTCGGCGCGAAGCGCATGTCGTCCTGCGTCACTTCTCGTGGCGCCGCTGTGGCTCGCGCTGTCGCTCTTTTTCCTGGCGGGTCCCTCGAGggaagccgcgccgctctttGCGGACGCAGTGATTTGTCGCGTCGACGCTTCCGAGGGCTTggtggctgccgctgcagccggcggcggcgccgctgccccgttcgacgtcttcgccctccccctctgccgcctgcccTATCTCGTGAACTCCGCGATCCCCCctcgagacgcgccgcacgtCGGTCTTGACGCAGGAG GTGTGATTGAGATTGACTTGGAGCTGCTTCCCGCGAACTACGTGAACAACCTGCCTCTGCCGCAACCGCGTTTTTCAGGGATTGAGAGTCTCTCGACTGTCTCGTACTTCTTGGAGTCCCCAGAGCCCGACAGCGCAGagcccgcccgcggcgagtctccctctcgaggcctcgctgccctgccggcggcgctctcttcttcctcgctcgccccgcCCGTCGCGGAAGGCTCCTCCTGGCTCTCGGGTCCGCGGCCTTTGTCGTCGGCGTGGCCCTGGAGCCTCGCAGACGCCCACGCGGCGTACCGCCgaggtgtctctgcggccgaaggcctcgtcggcgctctcgcgtccTGGCTGCGGGAGGtcgtcgcggccgtctcTCCTACGCTGCTGTACCGCCTCGCGGATGAAGCCCGTTCGGACCCCGAAAGCGgcgggctgccgcggctcggt caaAAGGCCCCagaggcctctgcgggcaGTCTGTTAGGCCAGGTGGCGCCGATGAGCGCCGCGCAAGCCTGGAGCGAGCATGAAGCCCGGCGCCTGCAGTCCGTGCCCGTCGCGGACGACCCGCCTGTCGTCACGACCGTGAACAACACTTACGTGCTCGTGATGGATCATTTTCAGTTT CTTTTCTTCGAGCAAGAAAAGGACTGGTTGCCGTCATTCACGGCATCTGATGGCGTGGTGGCGAGTTCCTACGTGCCTGCCTTCAAG cgcctgccctTCACGTCCTCGCGCATGCACGTGCGGCTTCGCGTGCCGCGACGCGACCGCTACGCCGTGGTGCTTCTCAATGCCGACGGTCTAGACCTTCGCTTTCGCGGAGAAGTGACGTTCATGAACCCTGGAAACCAGCATCTTTCGGTGGAGCAAATCGCGCTTCCAGCCACGGTCTTCGCGCTCATGCTTCTCTATGTTATCAC TTCCGGcggtctcgccctcctcatGCTCGTTTGTCGACGCCGAAGGTGGAGGGCGGTTCACCTGCTGATGCTGGGGAATTTCCTTTTCTCGgcgctctccttcgccctcgaTTGGCGGCAGGCTGTCTACGTGCAGGAGCACGGCGTGCGGCAACCCGTCCTGTG GCTTGCCTCGCGCGTGCTGAAGAAGATGCAAGACATTGTAGCTCTGATGACGTTCATCCTCGTCGCGCTAG GGTGGAAGACGTTGCGCTCGCACTTGAGTCGGATCGAAGTCCAGTTTGTCGCGGGTCTCTGCGTCATTTCGCTTTACCTCGGCCTCTTTGAAATAATTCTTGGAGGGTTTCAG GGCACGCGCTATATCCTCCATGCACTTGGATACATCTGCGTCCTCGTAGCAATCAACGCAAACCTCGCTCTTCTCTAC TCGCACATCGCCGACGCCACGCTTGGGCCGTCCATCGGCGAGTTGTACCACAAATATGACGGTTACAA GACGTACCGGTGGATTTTTTTTCTCTATCTGATGAAGCCGGTCACGCTCGTTTTTTTCAAGCTGACGTTCCTCAACCTGGAGTACGAGCAACTTCTTTCCTGGGACGAGTGGATCTTTGTCGTCGTCGACAATTTCATTGATTACCTTATCTACCTGGGG CTGCTGTACGCATTCCGGCCTGCCAGTTCCATGCGCGTCCTGAGG GATCTCACGCCGGATAATGGCAACGCCGCCGTCGGGGCTCGGTCGACGCCTCCGACAAGCGTCTGGCCGGCGTGA